From the genome of Deferribacteraceae bacterium V6Fe1:
ATATTCTTTATTAGAATTGCAGAATATTCTACACAGTCTGTGTTTTTTAGTCAGAATGATATCAAAATATCGTTGTAACTTGTTTAAATTGATTTATAATAGTTAAATGAGAATAATTATAAAAATAATTTTAATACTACTTTTATTTTTGCAGACATCTTTTGCCGCTTATATTCACGAAAAATTTGACGTAATTTTGCAGTCGTATGTAATAAACGGGTTGGTAGACTACAAATCTCTGTTAAATAATAGAAAACAACTTGATGATTATTTGTTGTTATTATCTTCAATACAGGAAAGTGAGTATGAATCATGGAGTACAGACTCAAAGCTTGCTTTTTTAATTAATCTATACAATGCCGCAACTTTACAGCTGATTATCGATAATTACCCCGTAAAATCAATAAAGGATATTGGAAATATTTTCAGTGGTCCATGGGATAAAAAGGTCGTCAATCTTTTTGGTAAAAAGATCTCTCTTGATAATCTTGAGCATGACATTATTCGTAAAACCTTTAGTGAGCCAAGGATTCATTTTGCCCTTGTATGTGCAGCCAAAGGGTGTCCTCCGTTACGCTATGAAGCCTATGCAGGGGAAAAGCTCGATACACAGCTTACTGAGCAGGTAAAGGGGTATTTGCAGTCAAGTTATGGTATGGTGGTTGATTATGACAAAAAGATTGTATATCTGTCATCTATTTTTAAGTGGTACAATGAAGATTTTAACTCAATCGATGATTTTATAAAAAAATATTCTTCGGTAGATATTAATCGTTTTAGTCAAAAATGGATAAAATATGATTGGAGTCTGAATGAAAAATAAAAAACTTTTGTTTCAACTTATTATGGAGGAAGGATGCAAGAAACTTTAAAAGAAAAGAATAATATAAAAGATTATAGTTGGAATTTTACTGAAAGCGGAGAAATCAGGGCATATGTAAAGCCGATAAAGTTAACCGAGCTTTGGTTTCACACGGGGACAATTTGCAATCTGAGATGCCCATTTTGCTTTGAAGGCTCATCCCCTAACAGCAGTAGGATAGGAGAGTTAACACTTTCAGATATCAAACCTTTTATTCAGGAAGCTATAGAGCTTAATGTAGAGAGGTTTTCCTTTACCGGTGGAGAGCCTTTTTTTAATAAAGAATTTATTCAAATACTTGATTACTCATTGGATTTTAGGGACTGTTTGGTTTTGACTAATGCTACGGAGCCTTTATTAAAAAACATAGATAAAATAAAATCTTTTACTGACAAACCAAATAAACTTTTCTTTAGAATAAGTCTTGACTCTTATGATGAAGCCATTCATGACAAAAATAGAGGTAAAGGGAAATTTAGGCTGTCTATTGATATAATGAAAAAGTTAATTGAAATGGGCTTTGACGTATTTGTTGCGTGTCAAGCTTCGCAGAATGAATCTCAGCTAAAAGTAATTGAAAATTTTGCCAAACTTTTTAGACAAACAGGCCTGCCAGAGAAAACGGAAATAGTCTCTTTTGTAGATTTAAAGCTCCCTAATGCTGAAGTCAAAGCACCTGAGATAACAAAAAATCAGCTTTACTCAACCAAAACGGAAGAAGAGATAGAAAATCTGATGTGTAGTTACAGTAAGATGGTCTTAAAAAAAGACGGTAAGGTAAGTGTCTATGCATGCACTTTAGTAGACGATGACGAGCAGTATGATTTGGGCAGTACACTTAAAGAAGCAATGCAGGAGAAAATAGCTTTAAAGCATCACAGGTGTTTTACATGCTATTCCGATGGCGTTTCGTGCAGCGAATTAAACAGTAAGATAAGTAGAAAACAAAGCGGGGCAAATATGTTGATTAAAAATGCTACTGTCGATAGGGATGATATAAAAGAATATTACGGAAAAGTTTTAAAAACAAAATATGATTTAAAGACATCAGCTTGCTGCTCTACCGAAGCCGTGCCTGATTATGTAAAAAGCATACTTATGGAGCTTGAAGAAGAGATTTTAGATAAATTTTACGGGTGTGGCTCACCTATCCCTTTGGCTGTAGAAGGGGCTACAGTGATTGACCTTGGCTGCGGCACCGGAAGAGATGCCTATATCCTTTCTAAACTTGTGGGGGGATCAGGCAGGGTAATAGGTATTGATATGACAGATGAACAGCTTGATGTTGCCAAAAAATATATAGATTCTATGACGGAGAAATTTGGTTTTAAAAGCCCAAATATCGAATTTAAAAAGGGTTACATTGAAGAGCTTGACAAATTGGGGATAGAGGATAACTCAGTAGATGTGGTGATATCAAATTGTGTGGTAAATCTTTCCTTTGACAAGTCAAAACTTTTAAAGGAGATTTTCAGAGTATTAAAACCGGGCGGCGAGCTTTATTTTTCTGATGTATTTGCTTCAAGAAGAATCCCTGAAGAATTGAAAAGTGACCCTATCCTCATTGGTGAATGTATTGCCGGAGCTTTTTATATTGAAGATTTTAGAAGAGCCGTAGCAAGACTTGGGTATCCTGATGTAAGAGTTGTTTCTTCAAGAGAGATAGAAATAACAAACCCTGAAATAAAGCAAAAGGTAGGGATGACAAAGCTTTATTCTCAAACTGTGAGAGTATTTAAACTGGAAGATTTGGAGGATAAGTGTGAAGATTACGGGCAGGTTGCAACCTATCTTGGCACAATAGTTCAAGAGCCTCACTCTTTTATTTTGGATGACCATCACATATTTGAAAAAGGGAAACCTATGCTTGTTTGTGGCAATACTGCATCAATGCTATCTCAGACAAGATACGCAAGACATTTCAAAGTGTTTGGTGACCGCTCAAATCATTACGGATTATTTGATGGCGGTGATTATAAACAGGGTAATGATGAACCTAAAAATGCTTGTGGTTGTTAAATGAAAAAATATATTAAGCCTGTTTTTGCTGTATTAATTATTTTATTACTGATATTTGCAGGCAAGACATTTGGGCTTGGGGACAGGCTTGGTGAGTTTAGAGAGTGGGTTGCCGCAAAAGGTGCTCTTGGGCCTGTGATTTTTGTCGGGGTATATGCATTGGCAACTGTAATGGCAATACCAGGGTCAGCTTTGACAATAATGGCTGGGGCTATTTTCGGCTCTGTAGTGGGTGTCATTACTGTAATATTTGGTGCGACTTTTGGTGCCTCGTTATGTTTTTTAATTTCAAGATATTTTGCACGAGATTTTGTTGCTTCACTTTTGGCAAAAAGTGAAAAGTTTAAAAAGTTAGATGATATGACAGAGAAAAACGGAGCAATAATTGTGGCCATTACAAGACTTGTGCCACTTTTCCCTTTTAATCTGCTCAATTACGGTTTTGGGCTTACAAAAGTACCTTTTTTAACTTACGTATTTTGGTCGTTTATCTGTATGCTCCCCGGGACAATTCTTTATGTGGTGGGCACAGATGCAGTGACTACGGCAATCCAAAAGGGTGAAATACCATGGATTTTAATATCAATTGTGTTGTTAATATTTGTAATTCTCTTTCTCCTTGTCAAAAAAGCAAAAAGTAAAATAAAGGAATAATTATGGGCAGACTAAATTTATCTCCGAAAGATATTTATAACGAGCAACTTTTAAACAATGTGCACCCAAATGATTGGCTTAACCCTGAGCCTGAGTCTATTTATAATCTTGTGGTAATTGGTGCCGGCACGGCTGGTCTCATAAGCGCAATTGCGACCGCTTCTTTGGGTGGAAAAGTTGCCCTTATCGAAAAAGATTTGATGGGTGGGGATTGTCTGAATGTAGGTTGCGTGCCTTCCAAAAGTATTATTAAGTCTGCCAGAGTAGCACACATTTTAAAAAATGCCGAAAAATATGGCTTTGAAAATTGTGGTTTTTCCGAGTCAGCTTTTGAAAAAGTAATGGAAAGGATGAGAAAGATAAGGGCTGATATAAGCCATAACGACTCTGTAAAAAGGTATTCGGGGCTAGGTGTTGATGTGTTTTTAGGTGAAGGGCGTTTTGTAGGCAAAGATACAATTGAAGTGGATGGGAAAATTTTAAAATTCAAAAAAGCCGTTATTGCCACAGGGGCAAGAGCTGTTGCTCCGGATATTTTAGGGTTAAAAGAGAGCGGATATCTGACAAATGAGAATATTTTTAATTTGGAGAAACTTCCCGAACATCTTCTTGTAATTGGGGGTGGCCCTATCGGGTGCGAGTTGGCACAATCATTTAAGAGGCTGGGCGCCAAAGTAACAGTTGTCGAATATTCGAGAATATTGCCAAGGGAAGATGCAGAGGCGGCAAAAATAATAGAAGATGTATTAAAAAATGATGGTGTTGAAATATTAAACAATTCAAAAGTGGTTGAAGTAAAAAGGTTGGAAAATGGTAAAAAATCCGTTTCTGTTCAAAGTGTAGATGGCAGTGGAATAGTAAAAATTGAGGTTGACGAGATTCTTGTGGCTGCGGGAAGAGCTCCTAATGTTGAAGGGCTTAATCTTGATGTAGTGGATGTGGAGTATGATTTGAGAGAAGGGATTAAGGTTAACGATTTTCTTCAAACTACAAATAAAAATATTTATGCCGCAGGTGATTGTTGTATGAAATGGAAATTTACCCATGCAGCAGATGCGGCAGCTCAGATTGTAGTGCAAAATGCCCTTTTCAAAGGGAGGAAAAGGCTTAGCACACTTATTATGCCGTGGTGTACTTATACCGACCCGGAAGTGGCACATGTGGGTATGTATGAAGAAGATGCCACAAGCAAAGGGCTAAGCGTAGAATATTTTAAATTTGATATGAGTGAAAATGACCGTGCTCAGGCTGACGGAGAAACTGTAGGCTTTGTGAAAGTGATGGTCAAAAAGGGGACGGATAAGATTTTAGGTGCTACTGTCGTTGCGGCACATGCAGGTGAAATGATTAATGAATTTACTGTGGCAATGGCCAATAACGTAGGGCTTGGAAAGCTTGCAGGGGTAATACACCCATATCCTACTCAAAGTGAGGTGGTAAAGCGTGTGGCAGGTCTTTACAACAAGAGCAGACTCACACCGACGGTTGCAAAGATTTTAAAGTGGTGGCTTAAGTTTCAAAGAAGATGAGCTCGCTAAGAGACAACAAATCACTAATTATAATTTTTACAAGATATCCTGTCGCAGGTAGGGCAAAAACTCGTCTAATTCCCCAAATCGGTGCTATTAATGCTGCAAAACTTCAAAAGATGATGACCGAGTTTGTGGTTTCTCAGGTTAGAAAAACAAATATACCTTTTAAAATAAAATATTTTGGCGGGACTGAAGCCGAAATGAAAAATTGGCTTGGTGATGATATAAAATATTCCGCGCAGGGGGACGGCGATTTAGGTGAAAAAATGAAATCTGCTTTTGAAGAAGGCTTTAATGAAGGGTTTGACAAGATTGTTGTAATCGGAAGCGATTGCCCCGATTTGCGAGTAGATTTGATTATAGAAGCATTCAAACTACTTGAAAAACATAACTGCGTGATTGGACCAGCCAAAGATGGTGGTTATTATTTAATTGGTTTAAACAAACCTAATCCAAAACTTTTTGAAAACATAGACTGGGGGAGTGAAAAAGTATTAAATCAGACTGTTAGCAAGATTAAAAATTATAAATTACTGAAAAAATTAAATGATGTGGACGAATTTGAAGATATCCCTAAAAAGATTTCCGTAATTATCCCTACATTAAACGAAGAGGAAAATATTGCCAACATTATAAATCAGGCTAAGCGAGGATTTAATATAGAAGTCATTGTTGTTGATGGTGGCAGTAACGACAACACAGTTAAAATTGCAGAGCAAATGGGGGGCAATGTCATTGTCAGCCCACCTGGCAGAGCTGTCCAGATGAATGAAGGTGCAAAAATTGCTGACGGAGAAATATTGTTTTTTGTCCATGCTGATTCCTTTTTACCTGATAATTGGGATACTTGTATCAGGGAAACTATTGGAGAAAAACAAACTTTTCTCGGTTATTTTAGATTTAAGATAGCAGATGATTTCAAAGGGAAAAAAATTATCGAGTTTGGGACAAATCTAAGAGCAAATATTTTTAAAAAACCTTACGGTGATCAGGGTTTTTTTGTCAGAAAAGATGAATTTTTAAAAGCGGGTTCTTTCCCTGAAGTACCAATCATGGAAGATTTGTTCTTTGTAAAGAAAGCTAAAAGCATTGGTAAAATAGTCTGTGCAGATGAATATATTCAAACTTCCGGAAGGAGATGGAAAAAATATGGAGCATTGAAAACTACCTATTTGAATCAATGCGCGCTGCTGGCAGCACTTTTTAAATACGACCTTAATCGCATAAAAGAAGCATATAGTTCAGGTAAAAATCCGCTTTTTACATAATTCAAAATCTCAAAAATAGAAAAATGTTTTAAGTTGGGGGAAATAAAAATATGGACATTAAAATAATTTTGTGTTAT
Proteins encoded in this window:
- a CDS encoding TIGR04283 family arsenosugar biosynthesis glycosyltransferase encodes the protein MSSLRDNKSLIIIFTRYPVAGRAKTRLIPQIGAINAAKLQKMMTEFVVSQVRKTNIPFKIKYFGGTEAEMKNWLGDDIKYSAQGDGDLGEKMKSAFEEGFNEGFDKIVVIGSDCPDLRVDLIIEAFKLLEKHNCVIGPAKDGGYYLIGLNKPNPKLFENIDWGSEKVLNQTVSKIKNYKLLKKLNDVDEFEDIPKKISVIIPTLNEEENIANIINQAKRGFNIEVIVVDGGSNDNTVKIAEQMGGNVIVSPPGRAVQMNEGAKIADGEILFFVHADSFLPDNWDTCIRETIGEKQTFLGYFRFKIADDFKGKKIIEFGTNLRANIFKKPYGDQGFFVRKDEFLKAGSFPEVPIMEDLFFVKKAKSIGKIVCADEYIQTSGRRWKKYGALKTTYLNQCALLAALFKYDLNRIKEAYSSGKNPLFT
- a CDS encoding mercuric reductase — its product is MGRLNLSPKDIYNEQLLNNVHPNDWLNPEPESIYNLVVIGAGTAGLISAIATASLGGKVALIEKDLMGGDCLNVGCVPSKSIIKSARVAHILKNAEKYGFENCGFSESAFEKVMERMRKIRADISHNDSVKRYSGLGVDVFLGEGRFVGKDTIEVDGKILKFKKAVIATGARAVAPDILGLKESGYLTNENIFNLEKLPEHLLVIGGGPIGCELAQSFKRLGAKVTVVEYSRILPREDAEAAKIIEDVLKNDGVEILNNSKVVEVKRLENGKKSVSVQSVDGSGIVKIEVDEILVAAGRAPNVEGLNLDVVDVEYDLREGIKVNDFLQTTNKNIYAAGDCCMKWKFTHAADAAAQIVVQNALFKGRKRLSTLIMPWCTYTDPEVAHVGMYEEDATSKGLSVEYFKFDMSENDRAQADGETVGFVKVMVKKGTDKILGATVVAAHAGEMINEFTVAMANNVGLGKLAGVIHPYPTQSEVVKRVAGLYNKSRLTPTVAKILKWWLKFQRR
- a CDS encoding TVP38/TMEM64 family protein; amino-acid sequence: MKKYIKPVFAVLIILLLIFAGKTFGLGDRLGEFREWVAAKGALGPVIFVGVYALATVMAIPGSALTIMAGAIFGSVVGVITVIFGATFGASLCFLISRYFARDFVASLLAKSEKFKKLDDMTEKNGAIIVAITRLVPLFPFNLLNYGFGLTKVPFLTYVFWSFICMLPGTILYVVGTDAVTTAIQKGEIPWILISIVLLIFVILFLLVKKAKSKIKE
- a CDS encoding methyltransferase domain-containing protein, whose amino-acid sequence is MQETLKEKNNIKDYSWNFTESGEIRAYVKPIKLTELWFHTGTICNLRCPFCFEGSSPNSSRIGELTLSDIKPFIQEAIELNVERFSFTGGEPFFNKEFIQILDYSLDFRDCLVLTNATEPLLKNIDKIKSFTDKPNKLFFRISLDSYDEAIHDKNRGKGKFRLSIDIMKKLIEMGFDVFVACQASQNESQLKVIENFAKLFRQTGLPEKTEIVSFVDLKLPNAEVKAPEITKNQLYSTKTEEEIENLMCSYSKMVLKKDGKVSVYACTLVDDDEQYDLGSTLKEAMQEKIALKHHRCFTCYSDGVSCSELNSKISRKQSGANMLIKNATVDRDDIKEYYGKVLKTKYDLKTSACCSTEAVPDYVKSILMELEEEILDKFYGCGSPIPLAVEGATVIDLGCGTGRDAYILSKLVGGSGRVIGIDMTDEQLDVAKKYIDSMTEKFGFKSPNIEFKKGYIEELDKLGIEDNSVDVVISNCVVNLSFDKSKLLKEIFRVLKPGGELYFSDVFASRRIPEELKSDPILIGECIAGAFYIEDFRRAVARLGYPDVRVVSSREIEITNPEIKQKVGMTKLYSQTVRVFKLEDLEDKCEDYGQVATYLGTIVQEPHSFILDDHHIFEKGKPMLVCGNTASMLSQTRYARHFKVFGDRSNHYGLFDGGDYKQGNDEPKNACGC
- a CDS encoding DUF547 domain-containing protein encodes the protein MRIIIKIILILLLFLQTSFAAYIHEKFDVILQSYVINGLVDYKSLLNNRKQLDDYLLLLSSIQESEYESWSTDSKLAFLINLYNAATLQLIIDNYPVKSIKDIGNIFSGPWDKKVVNLFGKKISLDNLEHDIIRKTFSEPRIHFALVCAAKGCPPLRYEAYAGEKLDTQLTEQVKGYLQSSYGMVVDYDKKIVYLSSIFKWYNEDFNSIDDFIKKYSSVDINRFSQKWIKYDWSLNEK